The following is a genomic window from Bacteroidales bacterium.
ATAACCATTTGGAATATGAATGAATTTACTAGGCTCAAGACCATGATTTACCATATGTTTCTTTGCATTTCCCAAAAGAGAAACAACGACATTTGATTTTTTATACGCAAAATTCTCAGCCATTTGTAAAAGCATTATATATGGATGATACTTGGAATATCCTCCAATTATCATTGGTGAAAGCGGCCATAAATCATGAACTTCAAAGCACAATTTGGCTTTAGATATTTTTGCAATCATAAATGATGGGTAAATATCTAAGGGATAAGTTGAAGATGCTATTACCAAATTGGGAGAGAATAACTTTGATATTTTCTTTCTAAAATAAATAAGTTTTAATACAAAAATTAAAATATTTAAAATACGTTTTATATTGCCTGAATATGAAGGTGTTTTAATCCAATAATATGTTATACCCTCAAATTCATCTTTTGATAATTCTTTAACTACACCAGGTTGTGAATTTCTTAAATGAGAATTTGAGGCTCCTATAATAAATACTTTATGACCTAGATTTACCCATTCTTTTGCCAAATAATAAGGTCTAAATTCCATTCCTAGTTTAGGATTGCCAGCATAATGGTTAATAATTAAAATATTCATCTTTTAAAAAATATTTAATTCTAATTTATAATCAAAATGTCTCAATTGTTGAAAAATTTTTAGGTTGTTTATATAAAGCCTTATAGAAATGAACTTTAAAGAAATATTCTTTCATTTTTAGTTTTATAAAATTCATATAACCTCAAGGATTATAGTAGAAAATATATTAAATATGTATCCGTTTAAATAAAAAAATCAAACCTTTGCGCTGTCATTCCTGCGAATGCAGGAATCCGCTTCTTTATATCCAGATTAAGGGACTTCGCCCAGAATGACAGTTAAGTTTGCTTATCAAAATAACCTAAATGGATACTCATATATATTAATATCTTATTGATGATATTATGTTAAAGAATAGAAACAAATCACAATTGTAAAAAACACCTGAAGGTTGAATTGTTACCATAACTATCTTGACTGCTCGTCCTTTAAAGGTAACATCGAATACTCCCTAAAACATCTTAAAATTAACTGAGGCTGCACAATAAATTCTGAAAAAATGATTTACCCATCAAATCCATAGTTTCCTGTTGGGGTGATGACCCGCATATTCACATTTCGCCGTGAAGCTATATAGCATAACATCAACTCGAAGCATTTGATAAACAACATGATATGCTTGTTCTGAATAATATTGTTTAATATGTCTCCAAAAAAACGTATTTCTATTAATTTTCAATACAGGTGATTGTTATAGTAAATAATGTATCCTTTAAGTTTTCTTTTCAACAGTGGGAAGTTAATGACCTAAGTGTAAGAAATTTATAAACGTTGATCCTCCTCTAACTCAATATATAGCGAAACTTTTATGAACTACTATTTTGAAAATTATATTACTAAAAAGAGAAAAAGTAAACAAATTAGAAGAGAAAACATTAATTTTTATAAAAAACTGATTACATAGTCTAATAATACTATAGAAACTATATTCAGTCAGATTATAAAAATATTTTGTAATAGAGAATTAATGTAACAATACTCATCTAATTGATTATCGCACTATTGATACTTGTATTTGCTATTACTTTTCAAAAGTATTTTATAAATAGCAACTTAAATTATATATTTTAAATAAATCATATCTTTAAAATTATTAATTCTCATTAATAGTCAATAATTCTTGCTGGATTTCCAAATACTTTATTCCCTTTTTTAATATTTTTTATTACAACAGATCCTATTCCAATAAAAACATTATCTTCAATATTTAATTGATTTAATATTTTTACTCCAGGTCCAATCCAACAATTTTCACCAATTACAGTGCTTCCTGCAATACAAACATGCCCTGTGATTAAACTATTTTTCCCAATAATTACATTGTGAGCTATAATTGTTCCATCATCAATTTTAACTCCATCATAAATAATTGTATCTGAAAGCGCTCCTTTGTGTATTAAAACATTTGAACCAATATCGACATTGTTTTTTATTACTGTTTTTCCTAACTGAGGGAAAGATTCCCACTCTCCTTTTTCGTTCTTTTCGTAACCAAAACCATCTTTACCAATAATTGCTCCAGCATGTATTTTACAATTTTTTCCTATTTCAACATTATTATAAACATAACAATTACCATAAATAACTGTATTTTCCCCAATCACAGCCTCTCCAACATATGTAAATGCACCGATTGCGGTGTTTGGATGTATTTTTGCATTTGGATGAATTATTGCAGTGGGGTGAATGCCCCAAACTAATTGTTTGTTTAATAAAAAATTAGCGATTCTTAAAAAAGTTAGTTTTGGGTTTTCAGTTTTTATAAAACACTTTACATGAATTAGATTTTCCTCTATCTCAACTTTATTATCGACAATAAAGATTTTTGCATGTGATGATTTTATTATTTCATTCTTATTTTTTTTTGTTGACTTAATCCATACTAACGAAAATTCATTTGCTTTCTCTAATGAATTGAAATTCGTAAAATAAATATTAGATTTATTTCCAATTATTTGACAATTAACTAATAAATTTTCTATTTCTGAAAGAAAATACTGTTTCATCTAACAAATTTTATAGTGAAAAACATATAATAGAACTACTTTATGTATCTCATTCTTGAGTTGTTATCCAATTTTATTCTAATTATTTCAACTTATAGTAGGGTTTTAGGATAGTAAAAAATTCCAATAACACTTCAAGTAATTATATTTAAGGTAACACATTGATATATAATTTTTTATAAAAATAGAAGTATATGGTTTCATGAACCATTGTTAAAATTTCACCAACAAGAATTTATACTATTAACTGATAACAAAAAATTGCATGTTACCTTATAATAAGACCAAATTAAAAATAACTTAAAAAATATTTTAGATTTTTAAAATTGTACCTCCCCAAGAATATCCTACACCAAAGCCAGCAAGAAGTATATTCCCATTTAATTTATTTTCTTTTTTTGCTTCCTTCAATGCTATAGGAATGGTTGATGAAACAGTATTCCCAACATTTTCTAAATAGAAATAAAACTTATCTTCATCTATTTTAATTTTCTTGCGAAGAAAATTCATCATATACTTATTTGCTTGATGGAAGATGAATAAATTAATTTCTTCTTTTGTTAAATTATTTTTAATTAAAGTATCGGAAACCAATAAGGGAACAGCATCTAATGTGAAATTAAATATTTCAGAACCATTCATAAATAAATTATCAGAACATATTGGGTTTTCATTTTCATCAAAAAATAAATCATTTGATTTCAATGGATCCCGTAGCCCACCTGTTTTAATAATTAGATTTTCAGCACCTCGACCATCAGTCCCTAAACTAAATTTCATAATTTCTGCAAACCCTTCAACTGAAACTAAAGTAGCTGCTGCAGCATCACCAAAAATGGTGCGATTACCTTTATCTCTTGAGTGAATATGCTTTGTATATGTTTCCGATGTAATGAGCAATATATTGTTTGCTATACCCCCAGCAATTAGACCTTTGGCTAAAGCTAAACCATAAACAAAACCAGAACAACCTAAGTTAAAGTCCAATGCTCCAGCCTTTGTAGAAATTCCTAATTTGTTTTGTAAAATACATGCAGTTGTAGGTAGAAAATAATCAGGACTTTGTGTACATAATAAAATAAAATCAACCTGAGATGGCGAAACAGAATATTCTTCAAATAACAATTTGGATGCATGTATAGCCATATCACCAGCCGTTTCATTTTTTGCTGAAATGTGCCTTTTTGTTACTCCAATTTTTTCAGCTATCTTATCAACAGACCATTCGGGGAATTCTTTAACGAGGTCATAATTAGTTAAAAAACCTGAAGGTAAATAATAAGAAACCGCTTTGATATATGCTTTCATAATTTATAATAATGTATATCCACCATCAATTAATAAATTGGAACCTGTTGTCCATTTACTTGCATCTGAAAGTAGATATATTGATGCAAAGGCAATTTCCTCAGGTTTTCCATATCGATTGAGAGGATATTTCTTTGTGTCTTCTTTTAGTTGCTCTTCTGATATTATTCCGGCATCTAAAATACTTGTCTGAATCATTCCTGGACATATTGTATTTACTCTAATATTTTTGGGAGCTAATTCAATAGCAATATTTTTAACAATACCATTAATTGCTCCCTTTGATGCAGAATACATTCCACCTGCAACATAGGAACAGTATACTCCCGAAATTGATGAAATAAAAACGATTGAGGCTCCATTCTTTATTTTCTTTTGTTTCAAAAGTGCTTGGGTAATAAGTGTAGGAGCAATAAAGTTCACTTGCATAATTGCCATTAGATCACTCTCATTAACAAAACTAAAAGGAACTGTTTTTGTGAATCCAGCGCAATGAACTAAACCATCAAGAGATGACGCTTTAATAATAAGTTCTTGAATCTCATCCTTTTTTGATAAATCAGCAATTATATATGAATGACCTTCACCATCGAGTAAGTCATAAGTTTCTTTTAATCGACCTTCATTTCTACCTACAATAACAACTTGTGCATTCATCTTTGAACATTCAATCGCAATTGCTCTTCCAATACCTGACGATGCACCAGTAATCAAAATAGTTTTACTATTTAATGAAAACGGATTATAACTCATTTAAATTTCAATTAACGTTGAACATACGATATTAGATAAATCGAAATAAACACTTCCCCAGGAAAGGCCAACTCCAAAACCACATGCTATAACTTTTTGTTTTTTATTAATAAGATTTTTATTACATTCAGTAACAAGAGTTAAAGGTATTGAGGCTGAACTTGTATTACCAAAATCTTTTAATGAGTATGGAACTTTTTCAGGTGGAAGTTTTAACTTTTTCCTTATTTTTTCGTTCATAAATAAATTTGCTTGATGAAAAACAAAAATATCAATTGAGTTTTTGTCAATGTTGAAATGCTCACACAATTTATCAATAGTTTCTGGTGCTTTTGAAATACCAAAGGAAAAAACATCCATTCCATTTAAAAACAGTTGCACATTTGATCGCGCAATACCAAATTCAATCTCATGTTCTATCAATGATAATTCATTAAATGGTACCCTATAACCTCCATCAGATATTTTAATAGCCTCATAACCACTACCATCAGTAGCAAGATGGAAATTAAAACCATAACTTTTTTCATTGAATTCTAAACAAGTTGCGGTACCAGCATCTCCAAAAAGAGGCCAAGTGCTTTTATCATTATTTGAACAAAATTTAGTAACTGAATCTCCAACGAGCAATAGTCCTTTTTTGAAACTATTGTTTTGCATTAGTGATGCTATAACGCTTAATCCATATATCCATCCTGAACAACCCATTGAAATATCCAATGCATAACAATCTGTAGACAGTTTAAGTCTATCTTGTAAAAGACAGGAACTTGCTGGAAGAATATAATCAGGTGTTTGTGTTACAAATATCAGACAATCTATTTCATTTTTATTCCAACTGATATCTTTTAGTAGTTGCTCAGCAGCATGAAAGCATAAATCAGCAGTAGTAGTTTGATTATTAGCCAAGCGATGACGTTCAACACCTGTTGTTGAAATAAATTTTAATGCCTCATCGTTTTGGAATAAATGGTAATTTATATTTTCCTCAATTGTTTTGGGTACACAAGCAGAAATTCCACTTAATCTTACATTTTTAACATCAAGATACGCCATTATTTTTTCAGTTTAACAATATTATATAAGTCTTCAATCGTCTTTGAATTTTTAATGTCATCCCCTTTTATCCTTACATTATACACATCATCAACCATAGCTATTATTGAAAGAGCCAATAATGATGACCACTCTTCTAAACTTCTAAATTCTGTTGTAGCGGTAAATTTATTTGCTTCAGTTTCTTCAAATTGTGAAGCAAAATTTTGAATGAAATCGTTAATTTCCATATTAGTATCTATTAATATTAATTTATAATCTCTTGTACTTATGTATACATTATGTGTTTAAAAATCACTTTTGTCTCTTTTAAAAAGGTCATATTCTTTGTGTAATCAAATTTTACAACTATGCAATTTTAATTTAAACTCATACTTTTCCATAAAATATAAAAATATTTTATGGAAATTTAAAAATAAACTCGAAAGATAAGAATAATTATTCAATAACTAATCTAATTACTTCAAAAGACTCAGCATAATTTGCACCGATTTGAACCCCTCTTGTTCTAGCTAAAGAAAATATAAATTCTTCTGACATATAATCTCTTATTCCTTGAGATTTATATTCTTTTAAAGAGTTAACTTTTGCCTGAATATGTCTTTTTTCTAATCTTATAAAAGATGTAGTATTAAAAGTTAAATTATTCCATATTAACTCATAACCAAGAATAGTTTTTGTTTTAAAAGCTCTCAATCCTTCATTTGCTATTGTGGAATGATCCTGATGAATATCATTAAAACAAGGCATAAAGATTATATCTGGTTCAATTATTTTTTTTATTTTAATAAGTTCTTCAAGAATTTCTTGTCTAACATAATTTAATTTTCTTACTTGATAATTAAAAATAAATAAATTATCATCTTTAATTCCTAATTTTTTTGTAGCTTGCTTTACTTCGGTTTTTAAAATATCTTTTGGCCAACCAACTGGAACTGATTCTTCAGCAGTGGAAAAGGCAGCATAAAATACGGTTGCTCCTTTTTCAATAAAATTATTAATGGTTCCTCCCGCTCCTAATTCACCATCATCTGTGTGAGGTGCTAGCACCAATACTTTTTTAAATTTTTCGATCATCAATTTAGTGTTTAAAAGGATTATTTAATTTAATTTAATTTAATTTAATTTAATTTAATTTAATTTAATTTAATTTAATTTAATTTAATTTAATTTAATTTAATTTAATTTAATTTAATTTAATTTAATTTAATTCAATTCACTTATACTTCAAAATGCTTTCTAGCCCATTTTTCTGCAATAAATACTTTAGAAATATCATCGCAAGATATTTTGTTACTTCCTTTTAAAAACAAGTCATAATAGTTAAGAAATTTCTTTTTATCAATAATTCCTAATTCATCTAATGTACTTTTACTAAATATATCTAATATGTCATGCTTTAAATCTTTTCTTAACCATTTATCTTCTGGAACACTAAAGCCTTTTTTATCACGTCTCCATCGAATCTCTACTGGAAGTTCATTAATGGATTTTCTTAAAATATATTTTGTCCAACCATTTTTAATTTTTAATTCAGTATCAATACTTAATAGCAAATTCACTAAACGATGATCTAAAAATGGTAATCTTGATTCTAAAGAATTAGCAGTAGAATTCCGGTCTTCAAAATGAGCGAGGATAGGCACTGAATATTTATCAATATCAAGTATTTGTCGATCTCTCATAGAATCACATTGCCATGTATTTTCTAATTCACCATTTAATGTGATATAACTATCCTTTTTATTGACTAAAGATGGAATGTAACGTTTTGCAGAACTTAATTTAAATTGCCATATAACAGTGCGATAAAAAATAGATAGTAGTATTTCTTTGCTCATTCTATAATACTTACCTTGTTTCTTCAATTGATCCAAGTAAAAGAAAAAGAATTTCAAATAACCCAACATTATTTCATCGCCTCCTTGTCCGCAAAGGACAACTGTTATATCAGTCTGTTTTTTAATTCTTTCAAAAATTAAATACTGTGCTATCACACTAAAGCCACCAAATGGCTCATCTTGATGAAAAATTACTTTATCGATGTTTTTAAGTACATCATCATTTGTAAATATAAGTTTTTCGTTTTTTATATTTTTTTCGACTGAAAGAATATTAATAAAATGCTCTTCTGAAGCCTTTCGATCATTCGACACTACAGAGAATGTTCGTAAATTATTATTCGATAATTCATTTGCAATTAAAGAAATAGCAGACGAATCAAGTCCTCCAGAAAGAAGTGCCCCAAGATTAACGTCGCTTCTTAAACGTATATTAATGCTATCCGTAAATAGTTCCTTAAATTGTTCAAATACATTTTTTATATCAAAATCAACATTTTCATAATCCCAATATTGCTCCTCATTAATCAATCCATTTTTCAAATTGATAATTAAATTCGTTTTAGGTTTTACTTTTAATATATCTTTAAAAAATGTTTCATTATTATAATCAAGCACAGATTGTTGAAGGTATTTATAAAATACATCATTATTAATTGATTTTTGATTTAAAAAAGGTAATAATTGTTTTATTTCACTGGCAAAATATATTTGATTTTCATTTTCATAAAAATATAACGGCTTAATTGAAAAACGATCGCGGCTAACAATAATTTTCTGCTCTTTTAGGTCAATAATAATAAAAGCCCACATACCATTAAATTTGTAAAACCCTTTTGAACCATATTTTTGGTATATTTTCAAAATTACTTCTGTATCCGTTTTTGTTTTAAAAATTATGCCCTCAGATTGTAATTGAGTTCTTAGTTCAACATAATTAAAGATTTCACCATTAAAAATTATAATATAATCATTATCAATCATTGGCTGATTACCTTCAACTGACAAGTCTATAATAGATAATCTACGATGTCCTAGGAATATATTATAATTTTCACTATCAAATTGTTTATTCTCAGAATTAATAGTTAATAAGCCACATGCATCAGGTCCCCTATAATCTATAATATTAGTAGATTTTTTAAAAATATCGTAATCGTTAGTACTGAAACTAGACTTTAAATTAATGGCTGAAAATATTCCACACATAGATTTACTTATTTAGTTACAAATTCTAGTATATAAATCAATTAAAATAGCTTCTTCTTTTTCCCAGTTGTATTTTTCCTCAACTACTTTTCGTCCATTCTCACCCATTTTTTGAGCTATATCATTGTTATTCAACAAATAATTTATAGCTTGGCTAATATCATTTGTATTCAGTGGGTCCACACATATACCACAGTTATTTTCTTCTATTATATCTTTCCATAAGGGGAAATTTGAAGCTATAACTGGCAACCCAGCGGACATGTATTCAAACATCTTTATGGGTAGTGAATCCATAAAAGTTGTAATTGGATGTAATACGACCAATCCTATTTTAGTTGTTCTTAATATTTCTTTTGTTTTTTCTCTGTTTACAAAACCATAATATATAACCTTTTTCCATCCTTCTAGTGTAGTTACTGTTTCTTTATATTTAATATCGTCAAACAAACCAGCTAAATGTAATTTACACTCTATCAATTCAATTGCCTTAACAGTTTCATACAATCCTCGTACAGAGGTAATTGAACCTAAATAACATATCTCATTTTCCTTTTTATTCCACCTTTTTGTTTCATGAAATTCAGTTAATGATGGATAATTTTTTATATCAATAGTATTAATGTTAATTGCATAAAATCTATTTCTAATATACGGAGTAGAGGTAATTATTGCTGAAAATCTTTTGGCAGCATAATGTTCAAATAATTTAAAACAATTTGAAAGAATTAGTCTGAAATGTTTATTAATATAAGATTTATACAAAATATCTTTGGGAACATCTTCATGAACATCATAAATAACTTTTTTTCCCATACTTAATAATCGTAATCCAACAGGAATAAGTTCAGGGTCATGAAAGTGATATAAATCACAATTTAATTCTTTAGCAGTTTTCAAAATCAGTTTGGAAACACTAAACATCCTGGAAATTCTATTTCCTTCATGCTTCCCAACATCAACTATATCAATGTTATTAATTTTCTCCCTACCAAAACCATCAGATACAATTAAGTAAACAATAAAATTCTTGGATAGACTACAACACTCCTTATAAAAAATTCTTACATCGTTACGCGAATGAACTGATGTTAAATGACAAATGCGTTTCATTAAAAAAGTAATTATTTTTCTTTTAAAACTAAAATACTTAAAATAATCAATAAAAACATGCCACTTGAAAGAATTGATGTTAAAAAAGCACTACTTAAAATTTCTAAAATGAAAATGAAAATAACACCAAAATATCTTTTATCAATATTAATCGAATTAAAATATGCTAAAATAAGTGAAACTAAAAATCCCCAAACTACTCCACCAATTATTCCAAAATTCATATAGCCATCTGAAATAATTCCATTATTAGCATGATTGCCTTTATTAAAAAAAGTTTCGCCAATTATAATTGCAGGATCCGCAGAATATGGGTATTTAATAAAATGACTTAAAATACTATGTGATAAATACAATGGTTGATGTTCAAAAAATTGAAAATAATAATGATTTAGTAATGCTGGCAAAAAAAATATTCGCTGAACTACAATGCTTTCATATATTTTAGTCGAAAATACTAAATCTACTAATGGACAAATTAAAATTATCATTAAAATATAAGTAAGAATTTTTTTTGTTTTTATTTCATAGGTACTTCCTAACAAATAAAATATTACAATTATAAAAATTGAAAAAAAAACACTTTTATGTCCTGAAACCATAAAAATAAACAACATCATAAATAATCCTGTTAAAGCAAACAAATACTTTTTATGAGTAAATCCATAAATAATTGCTATAGGAGCAATTACCTTAATTATCCAAAAATAAAAATATGAAACCGGAAAAGTTAGATTTTTTGTAAAAATCGCTCTTGTAGAGTAGATGTCATGTAATAACAAAGTTTGTAAATTTATTGAATGAATATATTTAAAAAAAACGGGAATAAATAAAAGTAATGGTAGCACAAATAAAACAAGAAATGTACTAGTTTTATTTAAACTAATTTGGGGTAATTTAAAACGAATTGTTGAGACAAAACAAATGAATATTAAAAATATTCCTATAATACAAATAATGCTTCTTTCAACATTCATATATGAAAATAAAATCAAATTTGGAATAAAAGACCAAACAAAGACAATAACATATACCAGGTATATAAAGCGGCTTTTACTGTATATGTATGTTAATAGTAATAAAAATAAAAAAAACAATATTTTAGCCTCAATATATCTAAACCAATTAAAGTTTAGGGTAAAACCATAGTATTTAAAATTAGAAACTATATAGGTACAATATAATACTTCAAGTAAAATTGAAATTATTATTAATAAACCTGCAACAATTAAAATATTTCTATTTATTTTATAAATCATTAACCTTAAATCTTAACTTGATTGATAAGCATATTATTTCAAATAATAATTTCTTCGTTAATCATTTTATGGTTTTTTAAATAACCCATCACCGGCAGAGCCGGTGGCTTTAATATCAGAACCGTCTAAAAGAGGGAAGATGGATTACTCTCATCTTTAAGTTCTTCATTTTCTTGATATTTTACATACCGTCTAA
Proteins encoded in this region:
- the asnB gene encoding asparagine synthase (glutamine-hydrolyzing) produces the protein MCGIFSAINLKSSFSTNDYDIFKKSTNIIDYRGPDACGLLTINSENKQFDSENYNIFLGHRRLSIIDLSVEGNQPMIDNDYIIIFNGEIFNYVELRTQLQSEGIIFKTKTDTEVILKIYQKYGSKGFYKFNGMWAFIIIDLKEQKIIVSRDRFSIKPLYFYENENQIYFASEIKQLLPFLNQKSINNDVFYKYLQQSVLDYNNETFFKDILKVKPKTNLIINLKNGLINEEQYWDYENVDFDIKNVFEQFKELFTDSINIRLRSDVNLGALLSGGLDSSAISLIANELSNNNLRTFSVVSNDRKASEEHFINILSVEKNIKNEKLIFTNDDVLKNIDKVIFHQDEPFGGFSVIAQYLIFERIKKQTDITVVLCGQGGDEIMLGYLKFFFFYLDQLKKQGKYYRMSKEILLSIFYRTVIWQFKLSSAKRYIPSLVNKKDSYITLNGELENTWQCDSMRDRQILDIDKYSVPILAHFEDRNSTANSLESRLPFLDHRLVNLLLSIDTELKIKNGWTKYILRKSINELPVEIRWRRDKKGFSVPEDKWLRKDLKHDILDIFSKSTLDELGIIDKKKFLNYYDLFLKGSNKISCDDISKVFIAEKWARKHFEV
- a CDS encoding ketoacyl-ACP synthase III: MKAYIKAVSYYLPSGFLTNYDLVKEFPEWSVDKIAEKIGVTKRHISAKNETAGDMAIHASKLLFEEYSVSPSQVDFILLCTQSPDYFLPTTACILQNKLGISTKAGALDFNLGCSGFVYGLALAKGLIAGGIANNILLITSETYTKHIHSRDKGNRTIFGDAAAATLVSVEGFAEIMKFSLGTDGRGAENLIIKTGGLRDPLKSNDLFFDENENPICSDNLFMNGSEIFNFTLDAVPLLVSDTLIKNNLTKEEINLFIFHQANKYMMNFLRKKIKIDEDKFYFYLENVGNTVSSTIPIALKEAKKENKLNGNILLAGFGVGYSWGGTILKI
- a CDS encoding acyl carrier protein, encoding MEINDFIQNFASQFEETEANKFTATTEFRSLEEWSSLLALSIIAMVDDVYNVRIKGDDIKNSKTIEDLYNIVKLKK
- a CDS encoding glycosyltransferase family 4 protein, encoding MKRICHLTSVHSRNDVRIFYKECCSLSKNFIVYLIVSDGFGREKINNIDIVDVGKHEGNRISRMFSVSKLILKTAKELNCDLYHFHDPELIPVGLRLLSMGKKVIYDVHEDVPKDILYKSYINKHFRLILSNCFKLFEHYAAKRFSAIITSTPYIRNRFYAININTIDIKNYPSLTEFHETKRWNKKENEICYLGSITSVRGLYETVKAIELIECKLHLAGLFDDIKYKETVTTLEGWKKVIYYGFVNREKTKEILRTTKIGLVVLHPITTFMDSLPIKMFEYMSAGLPVIASNFPLWKDIIEENNCGICVDPLNTNDISQAINYLLNNNDIAQKMGENGRKVVEEKYNWEKEEAILIDLYTRICN
- a CDS encoding UDP-3-O-(3-hydroxymyristoyl)glucosamine N-acyltransferase, translated to MKQYFLSEIENLLVNCQIIGNKSNIYFTNFNSLEKANEFSLVWIKSTKKNKNEIIKSSHAKIFIVDNKVEIEENLIHVKCFIKTENPKLTFLRIANFLLNKQLVWGIHPTAIIHPNAKIHPNTAIGAFTYVGEAVIGENTVIYGNCYVYNNVEIGKNCKIHAGAIIGKDGFGYEKNEKGEWESFPQLGKTVIKNNVDIGSNVLIHKGALSDTIIYDGVKIDDGTIIAHNVIIGKNSLITGHVCIAGSTVIGENCWIGPGVKILNQLNIEDNVFIGIGSVVIKNIKKGNKVFGNPARIIDY
- a CDS encoding SDR family oxidoreductase — its product is MSYNPFSLNSKTILITGASSGIGRAIAIECSKMNAQVVIVGRNEGRLKETYDLLDGEGHSYIIADLSKKDEIQELIIKASSLDGLVHCAGFTKTVPFSFVNESDLMAIMQVNFIAPTLITQALLKQKKIKNGASIVFISSISGVYCSYVAGGMYSASKGAINGIVKNIAIELAPKNIRVNTICPGMIQTSILDAGIISEEQLKEDTKKYPLNRYGKPEEIAFASIYLLSDASKWTTGSNLLIDGGYTLL
- a CDS encoding ketoacyl-ACP synthase III, whose protein sequence is MAYLDVKNVRLSGISACVPKTIEENINYHLFQNDEALKFISTTGVERHRLANNQTTTADLCFHAAEQLLKDISWNKNEIDCLIFVTQTPDYILPASSCLLQDRLKLSTDCYALDISMGCSGWIYGLSVIASLMQNNSFKKGLLLVGDSVTKFCSNNDKSTWPLFGDAGTATCLEFNEKSYGFNFHLATDGSGYEAIKISDGGYRVPFNELSLIEHEIEFGIARSNVQLFLNGMDVFSFGISKAPETIDKLCEHFNIDKNSIDIFVFHQANLFMNEKIRKKLKLPPEKVPYSLKDFGNTSSASIPLTLVTECNKNLINKKQKVIACGFGVGLSWGSVYFDLSNIVCSTLIEI
- a CDS encoding PIG-L family deacetylase; protein product: MIEKFKKVLVLAPHTDDGELGAGGTINNFIEKGATVFYAAFSTAEESVPVGWPKDILKTEVKQATKKLGIKDDNLFIFNYQVRKLNYVRQEILEELIKIKKIIEPDIIFMPCFNDIHQDHSTIANEGLRAFKTKTILGYELIWNNLTFNTTSFIRLEKRHIQAKVNSLKEYKSQGIRDYMSEEFIFSLARTRGVQIGANYAESFEVIRLVIE